In one window of Microbacterium natoriense DNA:
- a CDS encoding YrdB family protein: MAEPSEPADPKRVHAEWEGYSSPLRELVMLNALVAFVLELAMLVFVAWWALLLDVPWWARILIAFVLVGGLAVLWGTFASPRARVALPVFGIVVVKVIAFGAGALALWGVGGPVAAGVFAVVAAVSVAITTFVRARA; this comes from the coding sequence GTGGCCGAACCCTCTGAACCCGCCGACCCGAAGCGCGTCCATGCGGAGTGGGAGGGCTACTCCTCGCCGCTCCGTGAGCTCGTCATGCTCAATGCCCTCGTGGCGTTCGTGCTCGAGCTCGCGATGCTCGTGTTCGTCGCGTGGTGGGCGCTGCTGCTCGACGTTCCGTGGTGGGCGCGGATTCTGATCGCGTTCGTGCTCGTCGGCGGACTCGCCGTGCTGTGGGGGACGTTCGCCTCTCCGCGGGCGCGCGTCGCGCTGCCGGTGTTCGGGATCGTGGTGGTCAAGGTGATCGCCTTCGGCGCCGGAGCGCTCGCGCTGTGGGGAGTCGGCGGACCGGTGGCGGCTGGGGTGTTCGCCGTCGTGGCGGCGGTGAGTGTTGCGATCACGACGTTCGTGAGGGCGCGGGCGTAG
- a CDS encoding SpaA isopeptide-forming pilin-related protein, with protein MTIRGAHVQRARTTTRGRGPRWGRGLLSAVTGLTLVAAAMLGTAQIAAAAPTVTHSDAISNLAIEKTDGTGPVAQWEKVRITGDWSVPTGSKAGDTFGMSLPEEFSRTGGGAFDITDPATGVVLAQCQVADGSGPELVCTLTQAVEGMENPGGSFWLEVTASRSTTSTTVEFDLGGRVEIVELPGGGGITPEDLTEAEQPYKYGGPTAVDGRLEWVVGIPSSAVLDGGFVVKDSLDQGLENHHYTGEIRLLQRPVVDGVLVGDWSEVAATQYQVVFAPDGRSFEFTASGLPESGLSYRLLYFTQADDMVLPGDVFGNKAIVNTSETSANVVIAQSGGGSGTGDQYTRFEITKVLTGAAADEARGATFTVRYSVKGSDEPSKTLSVPVGQAVRSDRVPLGSTFIIEEVDLPVIDGVTWGDWVIEGEGVVETGDGRYEVTPATSAGVSLTLTNEANAMPVDGSLSWEKVDHAGAALAGSEWLLSGPLGDITVVDGGQGDEAEADGILSVSGLPAGTYTLTETKAPQGYERTDETFTATIDAEHQVVSFGQIVNEKTPAPTVTPTPPATPFELALTGGGDGRSLALIAFALLLSGAAVTVGAVVRRRVSASKR; from the coding sequence ATGACGATTCGGGGAGCGCACGTTCAGCGTGCTCGCACGACGACACGAGGCCGGGGGCCGCGCTGGGGGCGCGGCCTCCTGTCGGCGGTGACCGGGCTGACCCTGGTCGCCGCGGCCATGCTCGGCACCGCGCAGATCGCCGCGGCCGCGCCGACCGTGACGCATTCCGATGCGATCTCGAACCTCGCGATCGAGAAGACCGACGGCACCGGGCCGGTCGCGCAGTGGGAGAAGGTCCGCATCACGGGCGACTGGTCGGTGCCCACCGGATCGAAGGCCGGAGACACCTTCGGTATGTCTTTGCCGGAGGAGTTCAGCCGCACCGGCGGCGGAGCGTTCGACATCACCGATCCCGCGACGGGCGTCGTGCTCGCTCAGTGCCAGGTCGCCGACGGCAGTGGTCCGGAACTCGTCTGCACGCTGACGCAGGCCGTCGAAGGCATGGAGAATCCCGGAGGGTCGTTCTGGCTCGAGGTGACCGCCTCGCGATCGACCACGAGCACCACGGTCGAGTTCGACCTGGGCGGCAGGGTCGAGATCGTGGAGCTCCCGGGCGGCGGCGGGATCACTCCCGAGGACCTGACCGAGGCGGAACAGCCGTACAAGTACGGTGGCCCGACGGCGGTCGACGGGCGGCTCGAGTGGGTGGTCGGGATTCCGAGCAGTGCGGTGCTCGACGGCGGTTTCGTTGTGAAGGACTCGCTCGATCAGGGGCTGGAGAACCACCACTACACCGGCGAGATCCGGCTGCTGCAGCGGCCCGTGGTCGACGGCGTCCTCGTCGGCGACTGGTCGGAGGTCGCGGCAACCCAGTATCAGGTCGTGTTCGCGCCTGACGGTCGCTCCTTCGAGTTCACCGCATCCGGACTGCCGGAATCCGGGCTCTCCTATCGCCTGCTCTACTTCACGCAGGCGGATGACATGGTTCTTCCCGGTGACGTGTTCGGCAACAAGGCGATCGTCAACACCTCTGAGACCTCGGCGAACGTCGTCATCGCCCAGTCAGGCGGGGGCAGTGGAACGGGCGACCAGTACACCCGGTTCGAGATCACCAAGGTGCTCACGGGCGCTGCAGCTGATGAGGCCCGCGGCGCGACGTTCACGGTGCGCTACTCGGTCAAGGGCTCGGACGAGCCATCGAAGACGCTGTCGGTTCCCGTGGGGCAGGCGGTGCGCAGCGATCGTGTGCCGCTCGGCTCGACGTTCATCATCGAGGAAGTCGACCTCCCTGTGATCGACGGGGTCACCTGGGGCGACTGGGTCATCGAGGGAGAAGGCGTCGTCGAGACCGGAGACGGCCGGTACGAGGTCACGCCGGCGACGTCGGCGGGGGTGAGCCTCACCCTCACGAACGAGGCGAACGCGATGCCGGTCGACGGCAGTCTGTCGTGGGAGAAGGTCGATCACGCAGGTGCAGCGCTCGCGGGCTCGGAGTGGCTCCTGTCTGGTCCGCTCGGCGACATCACCGTGGTCGACGGCGGGCAGGGCGACGAGGCTGAGGCCGACGGCATCCTGAGCGTCAGTGGGCTTCCGGCCGGGACGTACACCCTGACCGAGACCAAGGCGCCGCAGGGGTACGAGCGCACCGACGAGACCTTCACCGCGACGATCGACGCCGAGCATCAGGTCGTGAGCTTCGGGCAGATCGTCAACGAGAAGACGCCGGCTCCGACCGTCACGCCGACTCCTCCTGCGACGCCGTTCGAGCTCGCGCTCACGGGTGGTGGCGATGGCCGCAGCCTGGCGCTGATCGCGTTCGCTCTTCTTCTCAGCGGCGCTGCCGTTACGGTCGGCGCCGTCGTCCGGAGGCGAGTGAGCGCCTCGAAGCGCTGA